A genomic region of Chaetodon auriga isolate fChaAug3 chromosome 11, fChaAug3.hap1, whole genome shotgun sequence contains the following coding sequences:
- the LOC143327960 gene encoding calpain-2 catalytic subunit-like: MTSTADRLAHQLERERGIGTNQHAVKFSKQDYESLRQQCLKRGRLFEDNCFPAERKSLGYNELGPYSPNTKDIVWKRPTELCPNPKFIDNGATRTDICQGTLGDCWLLAAIASLTLDQRILARVVPPGQSFTEGYAGIFHFQFWQFGEWVDVVVDDRLPTRNGELLFVHSAEGSEFWSALLEKAYAKVQGCYEALEGGNAIEGFEDLTGGIAEEYHLDKAPPNLFQIMQRALKLGSLLGCSIDVTNANETEAVTDLKLVKGHTYSVTGAEELHSQGSLVQLLRMRNPWGEVEWNGPWSDGSNEWNLISKEEKSKLNHVAEDGEFWMSYSDFIKHFSMLEICNLTPDTIMSDEVGHWNHYQFEGMWRVGSTAGGCRNHASTFSSNPQFMVRLEDVDDDPLDGQDGCTIVVGLMQKDRRRQKRLDRSLETIGFAIYEVPDKYKGRSNVHLGPDVLLLQTAVAMSSTFINRREVCNRFKLPPGEYAIIPSTFEPHKNGRFILRVFSEKQAATSPLEEEIDAEIEEEEVSESVVDPHFKELFKQIAGNDMEVSVFELVKILNNVVSHRSDIKTDGFSIETGRLIVSLLDKDESAKLGLMEFHLLWTKIQKYLEIFKSHDSDNSGTMSSHEMRGAVTGAGFSINSAVLQAIVSRYADAQYAIDFDSFVGCLIKLEMLFKMFKSLESADSGKMELDMQQWLCLAIY, translated from the exons ATGACATCCACGGCAGATCGACTGGCCCATCAGCTGGAGAGGGAACGAGGCATCGGCACCAACCAGCATGCAGTGAAGTTCTCGAAGCAGGATTATGAAAGTCTGCGCCAACAGTGTCTGAAGAGAGGACGTCTGTTTGAGGACAACTGCTTTCCAGCTGAGCGCAAATCACTGGGCTACAATGAGCTGGGACCATACTCACCCAATACCAAGGACATCGTTTGGAAGAGGCCAACG GAGCTGTGCCCGAACCCAAAATTCATTGACAACGGAGCCACAAGGACGGACATTTGCCAAGGAACTCTGG GTGACTGCTGGCTTCTGGCTGCAATTGCTTCACTGACTCTAGACCAGCGAATCCTGGCTCGTGTGGTGCCCCCTGGACAGAGTTTCACTGAAGGTTATGCTGGGATATTTCACTTCCAG TTCTGGCAGTTTGGTGAGTGGGTGGATGTGGTGGTGGATGACCGTTTACCCACCAGAAAtggagagctgctgtttgttcattcaGCAGAGGGTTCAGAGTTTTGGAGCGCGCTGCTGGAGAAGGCCTATGCCAA GGTGCAAGGCTGCTATGAGGCCCTGGAAGGAGGAAATGCTATTGAGGGTTTTGAGGATCTCACAGGAGGAATCGCAGAAGAATACCATTTAGACAAGGCTCCACCAAACCTCTTCCAAATCATGCAGAGGGCCCTGAAGCTGGGTTCACTGCTGGGCTGCTCTATTGAC GTCACCAATGCTAATGAGACAGAGGCAGTGACAGATCTCAAACTTGTTAAAGGGCATACATACTCAGTTACTGGTGCAGAAGAG CTTCATTCTCAAGGCAGCCTGGTTCAGCTGCTCCGTATGAGGAACCCATGGGGTGAGGTGGAATGGAATGGGCCATGGAGTGATGG ATCCAATGAATGGAACCTCATCAGTAAAGAGGAGAAATCAAAGCTGAACCATGTGGCTGAAGATGGAGAGTTCTG GATGTCCTATTCAGACTTCATCAAGCATTTCTCTATGCTGGAGATCTGTAACTTGACCCCAGACACGATCATGAGCGATGAAGTGGGCCACTGGAACCACTACCAGTTTGAAGGGATGTGGAGGGTTGGCTCCACTGCTGGTGGCTGCCGAAACCACGCAT CCACATTCTCATCCAACCCTCAGTTTATGGTGCGTCTGGAGGATGTGGATGATGATCCTCTAGATGGGCAGGATGGGTGCACCATTGTGGTGGGACTGATGCAAAAGGATCGACGGCGGCAGAAGAGGCTTGACCGCAGCCTTGAGACCATTGGCTTTGCTATTTATGAG GTCCCAGATAAG TACAAAGGCCGCAGCAATGTTCACCTGGGTCCAgatgtcctgctgctgcagacagcagtggCCATGAGCAGCACCTTCATCAACAGGCGAGAAGTGTGCAACCGCTTCAAACTTCCTCCAGGAGAATATGCCATAATTCCCTCGACCTTCGAGCCTCACAAGAATGGCCGCTTCATTCTCAGGGTGTTCTCAGAGAAACAGGCTGCAACCAG CccactggaggaggagattgATGCTGAAATAGAGGAG GAGGAGGTATCTGAGAGTGTCGTGGATCCTCATTTCAAGGAACTCTTCAAGCAGATTGCTGGCAAT GACATGGAGGTATCGGTCTTTGAACTGGTTAAAATTTTGAACAATGTCGTCTCTCACC GGTCTGATATCAAGACAGATGGCTTCAGCATTGAGACAGGTCGCCTCATTGTCAGTCTGCTGGAT AAAGATGAAAGTGCCAAGCTGGGACTGATGGAATTCCACTTGCTTTGGACCAAAATCCAGAAATACCTG GAGATCTTCAAGAGTCATGACTCAGACAACTCTGGCACCATGAGCTCCCACGAGATGAGAGGCGCCGTCACTGGAGCAG GTTTCAGCATCAacagtgctgtgctgcaggCCATTGTCAGTCGTTATGCTGATGCTCAGTATGCCATAGACTTTGACAGTTTTGTTGGTTGTCTCATTAAACTGGAAATGCTTTTCA AAATGTTTAAGAGTCTGGAAAGTGCTGACTCTGGGAAGATGGAGCTGGATATGCAACAG TGGCTGTGCCTGGCAATCTACTAA
- the LOC143327914 gene encoding calpain-1 catalytic subunit-like codes for MNEYNTKDLTSVFKVFRFVLLLGEQCRIHMGSNTETDSLVGGRISLMIQSLSPHTPTPDCCAVTLRQERATKSPSAIYRQHCAYPSSFIFLSHTSMYPAGGIAASIYTNRLRAEGMGSKENAVLFSNQDYEALKQQCVESGCLFEDPYFPAEPPSLGFKELAPYSSKTRDVEWMRPTELTDDPQFIVGGATRTDICQGALGDCWLLAAIASLTLNERLLHRVVPHGQSFQDDYAGIFHFQFWQFGEWVDVVIDDRLPVKDGELMFVHSAEGNEFWSALLEKAYAKLNGSYEALSGGSTTEGFEDFTGGVSEMYELRSAPRDLHKIIGKALERGSLLGCSIDITSAFDMEAVTFKKLVKGHAYSVTGLKEVNYRGNMERLIRVRNPWGQVEWTGAWSDNSPEWDEIDPSEREDLHLQMEDGEFWLSFSEFKRQFSRLEICNLTPDVLSEDSLSHWNTMKFYGTWRKGSTAGGCRNHPNTFWINPQYKITLLEEDDDPDDDEVACSFLVALMQKDRRRYRRHGQDMHTIGFAVYEVRTEYCPFALLSYRGCQNVHLKKNFFLSNSSCARSETFINLREVSTRLRLPPGEYLIVPSTFEPNKEADFVLRVFTEKQSETEELDDEISADLEDEDEVTEDDIDDSFKSMFAQLAGDDMEISIHELRTILNRVITRHKDLQTDGFSMESCRTMVNLMDKDGSARLGLVEFQLLWNKIRKWLVIYRQFDLDKSGAMSSYEMRLAVEAAGFKLNNKLNQILVARYAENEMIDFDNFICCLVKLEAMFRYFRQFDKEGSGEAEMNITEWLYLTMCG; via the exons atgaatgaatataatACAAAGGACCTGACCTCAGTTTTCAAGGTTTTccgctttgtgttgcttttagGCGAGCAATGTAGAATCCACATGGGTTCAAACACGGAGACAGACTCATTAGTTGGAGGCAGAATCAGTCTAATGATTCAGTCTTTATctccacacactcccacacCTGATTGCTGTGCTGTAACTCTTAGACAGGAGCGTGCTACCAAATCGCCTTCTGCTATTTATAGACAGCACTGTGCATACCCatccagcttcatatttttgTCTCACACCAGTATGTATCCAGCTGGCGGGATAGCTGCAAGCATATACACCAACAGGCTGCGGGCAGAGGGCATGGGCTCCAAGGAGAACGCCGTGCTCTTCTCCAACCAGGACTATGAGGCACTGAAGCAGCAATGTGTGGAGTCGGGCTGCCTGTTTGAAGACCCCTATTTCCCCGCTGAGCCTCCATCCCTGGGCTTCAAGGAGCTCGCCCCCTATTCCTCCAAAACTAGAGATGTTGAGTGGATGAGGCCCACG GAACTGACAGATGACCCTCAGTTCATTGTGGGTGGTGCCACCAGAACAGACATCTGTCAGGGAGCGCTGG GTGACTGCTGGCTCTTAGCAGCCATCGCATCTCTCACCCTGAATGAGAGGCTTCTTCATCGGGTTGTCCCACATGGACAGTCCTTCCAAGATGACTATGCTGGAATCTTCCACTTTCAG TTCTGGCAGTTCGGCGAATGGGTAGACGTTGTGATAGATGACAGATTGCCTGTCAAAGACGGGGAGCTGATGTTTGTCCACTCTGCTGAGGGCAATGAATTCTGGAGTGCACTCCTGGAGAAGGCTTACGCCAA GCTGAATGGCTCCTATGAGGCTCTGTCCGGGGGAAGCACCACAGAAGGGTTTGAGGACTTCACAGGCGGTGTGTCCGAGATGTACGAGCTCCGCAGCGCTCCCAGAGATCTGCACAAAATAATTGGCAAAGCTCTGGAGAGAGGCTCTCTGCTGGGCTGCTCCATTGAT ATCACCAGTGCCTTTGACATGGAGGCTGTTACCTTCAAGAAGCTCGTGAAGGGCCACGCCTACTCCGTCACCGGACTGAAGgag GTTAATTATCGTGGCAACATGGAACGCCTCATCCGAGTACGTAACCCGTGGGGCCAGGTGGAGTGGACGGGTGCCTGGAGTGACAA TTCCCCCGAATGGGATGAGATTGACCCTTCTGAACGAGAAGACCTGCATCTTCAGATGGAAGACGGGGAGTTTTG GTTGTCCTTCAGTGAGTTCAAGAGGCAGTTTTCTCGGCTAGAGATCTGTAACTTGACTCCTGACGTTCTGAGTGAGGACAGTCTCAGCCACTGGAACACCATGAAATTCTACGGCACGTGGAGAAAAGGCAGCACCGCTGGAGGCTGCAGGAACCATCCCA ACACGTTTTGGATCAACCCTCAGTACAAGATCACATtgctggaggaggatgatgatccagatgatgatgaggtgGCGTGCAGCTTTTTAGTAGCCCTCATGCAGAAGGACCGCCGCAGATATCGGCGCCATGGTCAGGACATGCACACCATTGGCTTTGCTGTCTATGAGGTGAGAACAGAGTATTGTCCATTTGCCCTTCTCAGC TACAGAGGCTGCCAGAATGTCCATTTGAAGAAAAACTTCTTCCTGAGCAATTCATCATGTGCCCGCTCGGAGACCTTCATTAACCTGCGAGAGGTGAGCACACGGCTTCGTCTGCCTCCTGGAGAGTACCTCATCGTCCCCTCCACCTTTGAGCCCAACAAGGAGGCTGACTTTGTCCTCAGAGTCTTCACTGAGAAGCAGTCAGAAACAGA AGAACTGGATGATGAAATCTCTGCAGATTTAGAAGATGAG GATGAAGTAACTGAAGACGACATTGATGACTCTTTCAAGTCCATGTTCGCTCAGCTAGCAGGAGAC GACATGGAGATTTCTATTCATGAACTTAGGACCATCCTAAACAGAGTCATCACCCGGC ACAAAGATCTTCAGACTGACGGCTTCAGTATGGAATCATGTAGGACCATGGTCAACCTGATGGAT AAAGATGGAAGTGCCCGTTTGGGGCTGGTGGAGTTTCAGCTCCTCTGGAACAAGATCCGAAAATGGCTG gtcaTCTATAGACAGTTTGACCTCGACAAGTCGGGGGCCATGAGCTCATATGAGATGCGTCTTGCCGTGGAGGCAGCAG GTTTTAAGCTGAATAACAAACTGAACCAGATTTTGGTAGCCCGGTATGCAGAGAATGAGATGATTGACTTTGACAACTTCATCTGCTGCTTGGTCAAGCTTGAAGCCATGTTTA gGTATTTCCGGCAGTTTGACAAGGAGGGATCAGGAGAGGCCGAGATGAATATCACAGAG TGGCTTTACCTGACAATGTGTGGTTGA
- the mrpl14 gene encoding large ribosomal subunit protein uL14m, with protein MALPLLSRSLTGLFVETSSIIHQRTFSVSTVAAAIQKMTRVHVVDNSSLGNTPYHRAPRVIHVYTKNGIGKVGDRVLLAIKGQKKKAVIVGHKMPGGRMTPRFDSNNVVLIEENGNPTGTRIKVPLPTHLRKMEGDYSKVLAIAHSFV; from the exons ATGGCTCTCCCCCTGCTTTCAAGATCCTTGACTGGGCTTTTCGTAGAGACATCGTCCATAATCCATCAGAGGACTTTTAG TGTGTCTACTGTTGCAGCAGCCATTCAAAAAATGACAAGAGTGCATGTAGTGGACAATAGCTCTCTTGGAAATACACCGTATCACCGTGCGCCAAGAGTGATCCATGTCTACACCAAGAACGGCATAGGAAAAGTTGGTGACAGAGTCTTGCTTGCCATcaaaggacagaagaagaaagcagtAATCGTCGGACACAAAATGCCAGGAGGACGCATGACTCCACGCTTTGATTCGAACAATGTTGTCCTGATTGAGGAAAATGGGAACCCTACAGGAACCAGGATCAAGGTCCCTTTACCAACACACCTACGCAAAATGGAGGGAGATTACTCTAAAGTTCTGGCAATTGctcattcatttgtttaa